The proteins below come from a single Cervus elaphus chromosome 4, mCerEla1.1, whole genome shotgun sequence genomic window:
- the HRC gene encoding sarcoplasmic reticulum histidine-rich calcium-binding protein — translation MGLCGPWLHTSVLWAAVASLLLPPAVTQQLRGAGPGPSNWDDHAGVPGPSEDMSGKSDHPMHSHGGHGDENRDVSAESGHHLWGHGDHGEEDEDVFRESQGHRYQGHEVGDENVSDEEEYPKHAQQTHGHRHHGNEDADDSAERGDHFPSHGSQSQKDEEEEEEEVVSSEHHHHHIVRHVHRGHREEEDEDEGEENVSTEYGHQVHRHQDHGKEEDEDVSEEHDHDHGPSHRHRGHKEDDDDGDDVVSAERRHQVHRHQDHGEEEEEEAVSEEHPHHHSPSHRHQGHEEEDDDEEDDDDIVSTEHRHQVHRHRDHGEEEEEEAVSEEHPHHHSPSHRHQGHEEEDDDEEDDDDIVSTEHRHQVHRHRDHGEEEDEDDSEEHHHHGPSHRYGGYEEEDDDEDDDDIVSTEHRHQVHRHRDHGKEEDEAVSEEHHHHHGGDKEDEGEDVSTEHWHQAPRHTHHGLGDEEEEEEEITVKFSHPVASHQPQGHKSAKGEDFPDYKKAAPGHDHHGVPKEEDEDISARLGHQAPSHRQQDHRDEGTGHRGSIKEEISHWSPEHMGVKDRSHLRESESEEDEEEKEEDHSSHEEADEGSEEGGEGTPHGSLDDQEDEEDEEEGHGLSLSQEEGEEEEEEEKEEKREERAEVWVPLNQDHQEEDEEEAGLGEDELPFTIIPNPLTRKEVSGGASSEEESGEDMGQQDAQEYGNYQPGSLCGYCSFCNRCTECENCHCDEENMGEHCDQCQHCQFCYLCPLVCETLCSPGSYVDYFSSSLYQALADMLETPEP, via the exons ATGGGCCTCTGCGGGCCATGGCTGCACACTTCTGTCCTCTGGGCTGCAGTGGCCAGCCTGCTCCTCCCCCCTGCCGTGACCCAGCAGCTGAGAGGGGCTGGGCCCGGCCCCAGCAACTGGGACGACCATGCAGGAGTTCCGGGGCCCTCAGAGGACATGTCGGGCAAGTCTGACCACCCAATGCACAGCCACGGAGGCCATGGAGATGAGAACAGGGATGTTTCCGCAGAGAGTGGGCATCATCTCTGGGGCCACGGAGACCACGGAGAAGAGGACGAAGATGTCTTCAGAGAGTCCCAAGGCCATAGGTACCAAGGCCACGAGGTGGGAGATGAGAACGTCTCTGACGAGGAGGAATACCCCAAGCATGCTCAGCAGACCCACGGACACAGACACCACGGAAATGAAGACGCGGATGATTCAGCTGAGCGCGGGGACCACTTCCCCAGCCATGGGAGCCAGAGCCAAAaagacgaggaggaggaggaggaggaagttgTGTCCAGTGAGCATCACCATCATCACATCGTCAGGCATGTCCACCGAGGCCAcagagaagaggaagatgaagaCGAGGGAGAGGAGAATGTCTCCACTGAGTATGGACACCAGGTCCACAGACACCAGGACCATGGGAAGGAGGAGGATGAAGACGTCTCAGAGGAACATGACCATGACCATGGCCCCAGCCACAGACACAGGGGCCACAAAGAAGATGATGATGACGGCGATGATGTTGTCTCCGCCGAGCGCAGACATCAAGTCCACAGGCACCAAGAtcatggggaggaggaggaggaggaggctgtcTCAGAGGAACATCCCCACCATCACAGCCCCAGCCACAGACACCAGGGCCACGaagaagaagatgatgatgaaGAAGATGACGATGATATTGTCTCCACTGAGCACAGACATCAAGTCCACAGGCACCGAGAtcatggggaggaggaggaggaggaggctgtcTCAGAGGAACATCCCCACCATCACAGCCCCAGCCACAGACACCAGGGCCACGaagaagaagatgatgatgaaGAAGATGACGATGATATTGTCTCCACTGAGCACAGACATCAAGTCCACAGGCACCGAGAtcatggggaggaggaggatgaagatGACTCAGAGGAACATCACCACCATGGCCCCAGCCACAGATACGGGGGCTACGAAGAAGAAGATGATGACGAAGATGACGATGATATTGTCTCCACTGAGCACAGACATCAAGTCCACAGGCACCGAGATCACGGGAAGGAGGAGGATGAAGCTGTCTCAGAggaacatcaccaccatcacggTGGTGACAAGGAAGACGAGGGTGAGGATGTGTCCACTGAACACTGGCACCAGGCTCCCAGACATACCCACCATGGCCTTGgagacgaggaggaggaggaggaggagatcaCAGTCAAGTTCAGCCACCCTGTTGCAAGCCACCAACCCCAAGGCCACAAGAGCGCTAAGGGGGAGGACTTCCCAGATTATAAAAAAGCAGCCCCTGGCCATGACCATCATGGAGTCCCCAAAGAGGAAGATGAGGACATTTCTGCCAGGCTTGGCCACCAGGCTCCCAGCCACAGGCAGCAAGACCACAGAGATGAGGGGACTGGCCACAGAGGGTCCATCAAGGAAGAGATTAGCCACTGGTCCCCAGAACACATGGGGGTGAAGGATAGAAGCCATTTAAGGGAGAGCGAGTCTGAGGAggatgaggaagagaaggaagaggatcaCAGCTCCCATGAAGAAGCTGATGAAGGttcagaggagggaggagaaggcaccccacatggcagcctggatgaccAGGAGGATGAGGAAGATGAGGAGGAAGGGCATGGCCTCAGCCTGAgccaggaggagggggaagaggaggaggaggaagagaaggaggaaaagagagaagagagagctgAGGTTTGGGTCCCACTGAACCAAGACCACCaggaggaagatgaggaggaGGCGGGGCTAGGAGAAGATGAACTCCCCTTCACCATCATCCCCAACCCGCTGACCAGGAAGGAGGTGTCTGGAGGGGCCTCCAGTGAGGAGGAGAGTGGCGAGGACATGG GTCAACAGGATGCCCAGGAGTATGGGAACTACCAGCCAGGGTCCCTGTGTGGCTACTGCTCCTTCTGCAAT CGATGCACTGAATGTGAAAACTGTCACTGTGACGAGGAGAACATGGGAGAGCATTGCGACCAGTGCCAG CACTGTCAGTTCTGCTACCTCTGCCCGCTGGTCTGCGAAACTCTCTGCTCTCCCG GAAGCTACGTCGACTATTTCTCCTCGTCCCTGTACCA AGCCCTGGCCGACATGCTGGAAACTCCGGAACCCTGA